Proteins encoded within one genomic window of Alteribacter populi:
- a CDS encoding GntR family transcriptional regulator, protein MKPLEVNSIIPLYHQLKERLQELVDNGHWAPGEKIFSENQLMDQFNVSRNTAKKAIEELVQEGTLYRTQGKGTFVAKPKMQQSLMGFYSFSKVLKEKGLNPKDIILKIEEVVPSHKVIEALQLKKSESVIEIQRLRCANEEPYILESSFLPKRVVTDIDELNKVGQVSLYDLLDQQFGVTVTRAKEAFEPVLIRPEESTYLETESGLPALLLERIAYDGKDNPVEFCKSIVRGDRCRFYTELT, encoded by the coding sequence ATGAAACCTCTAGAAGTCAATAGTATAATCCCACTTTATCACCAGTTAAAGGAGAGGTTACAAGAATTAGTCGATAATGGTCACTGGGCACCTGGAGAGAAGATTTTCTCGGAAAACCAACTAATGGACCAATTTAATGTAAGCCGCAACACTGCAAAAAAAGCTATTGAAGAGCTCGTTCAGGAGGGAACTCTTTATCGTACGCAGGGGAAAGGAACATTCGTAGCCAAACCGAAAATGCAACAATCACTTATGGGGTTTTATAGTTTCAGCAAGGTGTTGAAGGAAAAAGGACTAAACCCTAAGGACATTATTCTAAAAATAGAAGAAGTTGTTCCAAGTCATAAAGTAATTGAAGCACTTCAGTTAAAAAAAAGTGAATCCGTGATTGAAATACAAAGGTTACGATGTGCGAATGAAGAGCCGTATATTCTAGAATCGTCATTTTTACCGAAAAGGGTTGTTACGGATATTGACGAGCTTAATAAAGTAGGGCAGGTCTCTCTTTACGACCTACTGGATCAGCAGTTTGGTGTTACAGTTACGCGTGCAAAGGAAGCTTTCGAGCCTGTATTAATCAGGCCCGAAGAAAGTACCTATCTCGAGACCGAATCTGGGCTTCCTGCATTACTTCTAGAAAGAATTGCTTATGATGGGAAGGATAATCCAGTGGAATTTTGTAAGTCGATTGTACGTGGAGATCGTTGCCGTTTTTATACCGAATTAACATAG
- a CDS encoding carbohydrate ABC transporter permease, with amino-acid sequence MIIPFLWMILTSLKTMGEATQLPPTIIPAIWNWNSYVQVFDYMPFLHFYWNTILMTAGRTIGQLILCSLAAYAFARIAFPGRNILFLITLSVLMVPLQAYAIPQFLIMVELDWLNTLKALIVPGLFSAFGVFLLRQFFMSLPKELDEAAKIDGCNHFQIFFYILLPLTKPALISLSIFTILWSWNDLLWPLIVNSSPSKLPLSAGLASLQGQYATNFPILMAGSLLAIWPMIVIFIFLQRYFIEGITMGSSK; translated from the coding sequence ATGATCATTCCTTTTCTTTGGATGATTTTAACATCTTTAAAAACTATGGGGGAAGCAACTCAGTTACCTCCTACAATTATCCCTGCAATTTGGAATTGGAATTCTTACGTTCAAGTTTTTGATTATATGCCCTTTCTTCACTTTTACTGGAATACAATTCTTATGACTGCTGGACGAACGATAGGACAACTTATTTTATGCTCCTTAGCAGCCTATGCTTTTGCTAGAATTGCATTTCCAGGTAGGAATATCCTTTTTTTAATTACACTCTCAGTTCTCATGGTACCTCTACAAGCATATGCTATTCCTCAATTTCTAATCATGGTGGAGTTAGATTGGCTAAATACGTTAAAAGCATTAATTGTACCAGGTTTATTCAGTGCATTTGGAGTGTTTCTACTTCGACAATTTTTTATGTCGCTACCTAAAGAATTGGATGAAGCGGCTAAAATTGATGGATGTAATCATTTTCAAATATTTTTTTACATTTTACTCCCATTGACTAAACCAGCTCTTATTTCACTATCGATTTTTACGATCTTATGGTCTTGGAATGACCTTTTGTGGCCTTTAATAGTAAATAGTTCTCCGAGCAAGCTGCCTTTATCAGCAGGATTAGCCTCATTACAAGGTCAATATGCAACAAATTTCCCGATATTAATGGCAGGATCATTGTTAGCGATCTGGCCAATGATTGTTATATTTATATTCCTTCAAAGGTACTTTATAGAAGGGATAACAATGGGGAGTTCAAAATAA